A window of Flammeovirga kamogawensis genomic DNA:
TTCTTCTTCTGATTGCATTCCTTGTGCATTAATCAGAACATCAGCTATAGATAAGCTTAAATCTTTGTCTTTTTTTGATAATTCTATCATTGGATTATTAATTAACCTAACTTCTATCTTGAACAATATGTTTACGTAATATCCATAAAACAGCAGGTAAATTATCATATACTTGCTCTTGAACTTCAATTATTTCTAGAATTTTCCCATCGACATATTTATCGACAAAAAACTCTTTAGGAGGCTCATATAGTGCATCTACTATTTCATAAAAATCTTCCTCATCAGTTTCTCCTTTACCATTTAAATAGGCTGCATTAGCAATTTTCTTTGCTAAAATTTCTGCATTCTTATTATCATATCCATAGTAGGATGAATACAGAACAAACTCTAAAATTTCAGCAATAGGTTCTCTTTCTACAGGTAACTTCTGAGCAAATTTTCTTAATGCACTCATGAAATCCAATAAATCAATTGTAACCAAATCATCATCAACTTTAACAGGAAACATCATAGACATTGCAAACCTTGTTTCTTGCATTAAGATGCTATTCTCCTCTTCGTCAAAGTATAAACGTATAAATATTTGTGTCGGATCACCTTTTTCTTGGAACTCTTCAATTCCCTCAATTGCTTCCCACATTGCTCCAATAACACGAGATCCATCTTTAAATATTCTGGGTATTCTTAAAAACTTAACCCTCTTATTATTAAGATATTCCTCTAAAGTAATCTTTGCCGTTGTCATTTTGTTCTCTTAAATACGTTGGTTCATTTGTCAAAAAATTCTCCGTATAATCCTATTGTAATTATCGAAAAACTTAAGTGATTTGATTAAAATCTAATATAATATAGTAATTACTTTTGGAAAAGTACAAATACAAAGAGGTAATCCTACCACTTTATGTAATAAAGTAAAAGAATTACCTCAAATTATAATTTCAATACTATTATTTTTGTCTTACAAACTTTCTAACCTACTGTTTGTTCATTGTTAGATCTACCTGAATTTTATCCCAAGAAAAATGCAAATAGTAGGTATCTTTTTCTAAAGGTGTATCTACCCAAATCTTAAAACTTTCTACAGAAGAATCTAAATTTTTTACTGTTTCAGCAACTTCTAAAACATCAAATTTAGGATCTCTACTTGCCTTACCTCCAAACTGAACACCCCAATCATTAATCTTAGAATTAAAGATTACTTGCCAATGGTCTGACTCAGGAACAGTCCATAACGTATATTCTCCTGCAGGTAATATTTTACCATTAATTTTTAAATCTACATTTGTTGTAATTGTTGTTGGTTCATTAGCTCCAGTTCTCCAAACATGACCATAAGGTACTAAGTTACCAAAAATGACTCTTCCTTTCTTAAAAGGTGAACAATACACAAGGTTAATTTCTGTAGTTCCAAAAGCATAATTTTCTTCTATTTTAGGACTATGTTTTTTTGTTTCTTTTATCATAAAATATTGACCAGCATAAATTAATAAAATCAATGCTATTACAACACCTATAAATATTTTAAAAGCTTTTCTCATTAGATTGGATGTTTAGTATTTAGTTATAAACTACACATTAACAAAAATCATACATTAATTGCAAAGTAATTTTCAACAACTTCTTCAGCTGTTTCCATAGCCCCATGAACTGTTGCTACATGTCCGTTAGTATGACATGCTTCCCCTATAAAGAATATTTTATTATTGATTGGCTCTTTCAAAGCTGCTCTATGTTCATTCGCATTTTTAGTAGCAAAAGAATAAGTTCCACAAGTATATTGTTGTTTACTCCAATCCTGCCCAAAATGACTCTTATATAATGACATGACTTGATGTTTAGGATACATTTCATCAAGTTCATTAATTAAAATTTCAGCTAATTCATCATCATTTAATTGGTTAAACTCTTCAGAGGCATCACCCATTAAAAATGCTACAATATGATTAGGGTGAGAAGGTCTAATTAAATACATTGGACACTTTTCACCTCCAATTATTTCCACAGTATCTTCTTCCCAAAACGGTGAATCAAATTCTATAAATAACTTTCGCCCTTTACCAAAACCTAAAGTTTCTATAGCTGTCTGCTTATTTTGAGGTAGAGCCGGTGTAAAGTTAATTTTCCCTTCTTTTAATGCTCCTAAAGATGCTGTAATAATCACTTTATCAAAAGTATGAACAGTTCCATCGTGTAAAAGTAATTGTACACTATCCTCTAAATAATTGACATCTACAACAGCAGAAGAAGTGAAAATATTACTTTTTAATTTCTTCACGAAAAAATCTATAGCATCACTATATTTCCCCCAACTAAAATAGTTTCTATCTCCCGATGACCACCTCCATTCATCTTCTCCTAATGAAAATGCATGAGCTTTCTCAGCATCTGTACTATATTCACTTAAAAAACCTCTTATAATATGACGTACATGTGCGTTATAAAGTCCTTTTTGTTTTAATACCTGAAGAACAGTTCCATCATATGTTTCTTGATCTATATTTTCAAAATAATTAAATATATCTTGTACTATTGGTGGTAAATCATGTAACTCTTCAGTATCGGTTAGGCGTTTATTAAACCATACAAATTCATCACCAACAATAGGTTCTAATTTTTGTCCTAAGTGAGTTAACATTTCATGGATCACAGCAGATTTTCCATGAATTTCTGCAGCTCCTAATTCAATAAATTGATGTTCGTGTAATTGTTTTGTATATACCCTACCACCTAACCTATCGGTTGCTTCGAATAATTGAACACTATAATTTCTTTCTTTTAGAATTGATGCTGCATACAATCCAGCTATTCCTCCTCCTATTATTGCTACTTTCATATTTTATCTGATTTAATTGATGAACTGAAATTAGTAAAACTAGTAGTATAAAAAAACTTGATTAATTGTATCCTTCACTAGAATATCTCGTATATTCAGAAGTACATCCATAAAAAAATTAAAATAATATGATTACAATTAACACATCTCTTGGAGCACAAGTGCTTGGCTTTACAGTTGAAGGTGAAATAGATAGAGAAGGGATTAACCAATTTTATGATGCATTAGCTCAAAAAGCAGAAGCAGGTAAAGTTAAGCTTCTTGGAGAAATAAAAAATATTAACGGAATAGACAGTTTCAAAAGTTTTTTTGATGCTATTCAGAAAAAAATTAAAGCCACTCAGGTTGTCGAAAAATATGCAATTATAGGTGATATGGATTGGCTTAAAAATATTTCTGGCATAGCTGACTTTATCTTCCCTAATATTCCTATTAAATATTTTAGTTCAGAAAACCGTGACAATGCTTTAATTTGGTTACTACAAAAAGAAGAAGCGTTTGTTCCTGGAATCAAAAAAATTGAAACAGACTCTGAAGATAATTATTTGGCGTATAAATTAACAGGTAAAATTACTCCACAGGAATATGTAGCAATTGACAATGAATTCTTTCAACAAATCAATTCTAATAAACCATTAAACTTATATCTAGAATTTGCAGGTTTTGAAGGTTATTCTTCTATTGCCTCTGCATGGGATGATTTTAAAACGGGTATAAAATATTACAGCAAAATAAATAAAATTGCCATTATTGGTACAAGTGACTGGATGGATATTTTAACGCGTGTCGGTGATGTTTTAACTCCAGGAATCAATATAGAGTACTTCTCTATAGATGATAAAGATAGAGCTACCACATGGCTTAATATTAAATAAACAAAGTGACATCCTTTTAAAATAAAAGAATGTCACTTAAAAAAGTAAGATTACACTAATTGGAACTATAAGTTGATAATAAGGTTAGTTTAATAATTGAATTGGTATCTAATAGTACACTATTAATTGCCGATAAGAAAAATAGGTGAACACTAAAG
This region includes:
- a CDS encoding DUF2911 domain-containing protein, which codes for MRKAFKIFIGVVIALILLIYAGQYFMIKETKKHSPKIEENYAFGTTEINLVYCSPFKKGRVIFGNLVPYGHVWRTGANEPTTITTNVDLKINGKILPAGEYTLWTVPESDHWQVIFNSKINDWGVQFGGKASRDPKFDVLEVAETVKNLDSSVESFKIWVDTPLEKDTYYLHFSWDKIQVDLTMNKQ
- a CDS encoding flavin monoamine oxidase family protein: MKVAIIGGGIAGLYAASILKERNYSVQLFEATDRLGGRVYTKQLHEHQFIELGAAEIHGKSAVIHEMLTHLGQKLEPIVGDEFVWFNKRLTDTEELHDLPPIVQDIFNYFENIDQETYDGTVLQVLKQKGLYNAHVRHIIRGFLSEYSTDAEKAHAFSLGEDEWRWSSGDRNYFSWGKYSDAIDFFVKKLKSNIFTSSAVVDVNYLEDSVQLLLHDGTVHTFDKVIITASLGALKEGKINFTPALPQNKQTAIETLGFGKGRKLFIEFDSPFWEEDTVEIIGGEKCPMYLIRPSHPNHIVAFLMGDASEEFNQLNDDELAEILINELDEMYPKHQVMSLYKSHFGQDWSKQQYTCGTYSFATKNANEHRAALKEPINNKIFFIGEACHTNGHVATVHGAMETAEEVVENYFAINV
- a CDS encoding SpoIIAA family protein, which codes for MITINTSLGAQVLGFTVEGEIDREGINQFYDALAQKAEAGKVKLLGEIKNINGIDSFKSFFDAIQKKIKATQVVEKYAIIGDMDWLKNISGIADFIFPNIPIKYFSSENRDNALIWLLQKEEAFVPGIKKIETDSEDNYLAYKLTGKITPQEYVAIDNEFFQQINSNKPLNLYLEFAGFEGYSSIASAWDDFKTGIKYYSKINKIAIIGTSDWMDILTRVGDVLTPGINIEYFSIDDKDRATTWLNIK